The stretch of DNA GGGCCATCCCCATTGGGGGGCTGGAAGAGGTGGGGAAAAATGCCATGATTTTTGAATACGAGCACGACATTGTGGTGGTGGACATGGGTTTTCAGTTCCCCGAAGATGAACTTTTTGGGGTGGATTACATTATTCCGGACATCGAGTACTTGGTGCAAAGGAAGGACCGGATCCGCGGCATTTTGATCACTCACGGACATTTGGATCACATTGGGGCGCTGCCGTATGTTTTGCCTGAACTGGGCTTTCCGACGGTTTACGGGTCTCCGCTCTCTTTGGGCTTGGTGCAGAAACAACTGGAGGAGCACAAGCTGCTCAAACACACTCGTTTTAAGGTGGTGGACAACAAGCAAAGCTACCAACTGGGCCAAATGCAGGCGGAGTTTTTCCGCGTGAACCACTCCATTCCAGATGCCATGGGGATTTACCTTAAGAGTCCGGCGGGGAATATTGTGCACACGGGCGACTTTAAGTTTGACTTCACTCCTGCCGACGGGCTTGAGGCGGACATTAAAAAGATTGGTGAAATTGGGCGGCGCGGCGTGAATATTTTGTTCTCCGACAGCACGGCGGCTTTGAAGCCGGGGCACACGATTTCGGAACGGATGATTGCCGAGGGCTTGGAGCACGCCATTGTCAACGCCAAGGGCCGCATTGTGATCGCGTCTTTTGCTTCCCTCATCGGTCGTATTCAACAAATTTTGCAGTTTGCCCAACGGCATGGACGAAAAGTGTTTTTGTCCGGGGGAAGTTTGGAGGCCAACTTTGAGATTGCCAAGAAGCTCGGCTTTTTGAAGTTTGATGACAAACTGGTGCACAGTATTCGCGAGGTGACCCATTACGGGGATCGCGAAGTTTTGATCCTCAGTACCGGTGGGCAGGGCGAGCCGATGGCCGCGCTCTCCCGCATGGCCACCAATGCCCACGCTCAGGTGAAAATTCATGATGGAGATACGGTTGTGATGTCTTCTTCTCCCAT from Candidatus Gracilibacteria bacterium encodes:
- a CDS encoding ribonuclease J, encoding MNKLDKLSEWLKDAVQGGTKAPLVSHVPSAQAPAPAVLKKTRGPSTHPKVLRAIPIGGLEEVGKNAMIFEYEHDIVVVDMGFQFPEDELFGVDYIIPDIEYLVQRKDRIRGILITHGHLDHIGALPYVLPELGFPTVYGSPLSLGLVQKQLEEHKLLKHTRFKVVDNKQSYQLGQMQAEFFRVNHSIPDAMGIYLKSPAGNIVHTGDFKFDFTPADGLEADIKKIGEIGRRGVNILFSDSTAALKPGHTISERMIAEGLEHAIVNAKGRIVIASFASLIGRIQQILQFAQRHGRKVFLSGGSLEANFEIAKKLGFLKFDDKLVHSIREVTHYGDREVLILSTGGQGEPMAALSRMATNAHAQVKIHDGDTVVMSSSPIPGNERQIQFLIDRLARLGAKVIHNQIADVHASGHGQQEDLKLMMSLARPEHLVPIHGNFYMRRAHGDLAPAVGIPIGNTHMLDNGNVIEIKDGKVDFKKEDIKVRYVVVDGLGRGDLGSQVLKERETMAENGVVSVTVKMSHGRVLGSPLLLLRGFLAGKDMDKSLKEMDKKVRDSILKLQKRNKNPGLRDYENVIRSDLAGFVVQKFNKRPLILPVVVFV